TAACGCGCCGGATTCCATAGCCAGCATTGGGGCCCCCTTTGAGCACTTTCGCACTGGACAGGGTCACCGCCCAGTTTCCGGAGGCGGTGGCGGAGCGCTACCTCGACCGCACTGGCGGCGCCTGGGCCGTCATCCACGCGGAGCACCTTCCCAAGGTCGCCGCGTTCCTGAAGGACGAGCTGGACTTCAAGCTCTTCACTTCCATCGACGCGGTGGACCGCCTGCACCTCGCGGAGAATGATCCGCGCTTCGAGGTCGTCTACTTCATCTACTCGCTGTCGCGGCACGAGCACGTGCGCCTGAAGGTGCGCGTGAGCGAGGCCCGCCCGGAGCTCCCCTCCATCACGCCCGTGTTCCGCGGCGCCGACTGGTGGGAGCGCTTCGTCTGGGACTTCTACGGCATCCGCTTCTCGGGACACCCGGACCTGCGCCGCGTGTTGCTGTACGAGGAGTTCCAGGGCCACCCGCTCCGCAAGGACTACGCCCTGCGCGACCGTCAGCCGCTCATTCCCGAGCGGCCCATCAAGGACATCTTCCGCGGCCCCGGGACCAGCGGCGTTTCCTGAGCGCCCCCACCGGCAGCCTCCCGAGGACAGACATCATGGCGGACACCCACAAGCCCGTGTCACCCCCCACCCCCGAAGCGCCCAACCCGGACACCGACGCCTACGCCCACGAGGCGGAGCTGGAGGCCCACCTCCAGACCAAGCGGATGTACGTGAACATGGGCCCCTCCCACCCGGCCACGCACGGCACCGTGCGGCTGAAGGTGGAGCTCGAGGGCGAGAACATCGCCGAGATCGACTGCGAGATCGGCTTCCTGCACCGCGGCTTCCAGAAGAGCTGCGAGAACGTCACCTGGACGCAGTGCCTGCCGTACACGGACCGGTTGAACTACGTGTCCGCGATGATGAACAACTTCGGCTTCCTCAACGCCGTGGAGAAGCTCATCGGCCTGGAGATCCCGGAGCGCGCCCAGTACATCCGCGTCATCGGCTCCGAGCTGCACCGCATCCATGATCACCTCACGTGCGTGGGCGCCACGGGCATGGAGCTGGGCGGCTTCGCCCCGTTCCTCTTCGCCGTGGAAGCGCGCGAGCTCATCATGGACCGCGTGGCCGAGCTGACGGGCGCGCGTCTGACCACCAACTTCGGGCGCATCGGCGGCATGAACCGCGACCTGCCCGAGGGCTGGAGCGAGAAGGTCATCAAGACGCTCGACAAGGTCATGGAGCTGGTCAACGAGGTGGACGGGCTGCTCTCGCGCAACCGCATCTTCGTGGACCGCACCAAGGACACGGGCATCATCACGGCCGCGGACGCCATCGACTACGGCTGGACGGGCCCCTGCCTGCGCGCCTGCGGCATCGACTACGACATCCGCAAGGCCAAGCCCTACTGGGTCTACGACCGGATGGACTTCGACGTGCCGGTGGGTGAGAAGGGCGACAACTACGACCGGTACCTGATGCGCATCGAGGAGATGAAGCAGTCGGATCGCATCATCCGCCAGGCGCTCAAGCAGATTCCGGCCGGCCCCATCATCCTGGATGACTGGCGCATCGCGCTGCCGCCCAAGCCCGAGGTGTACGGCACCATCGAAGGCGTCATCTCGCACTTCAAGCTGGTGATGGAGGGCGTGCAGGTGCCCGCCGGCGAGGTGTACGACGCCACCGAGGCCGCCAACGGCGAGCTGGGCTGGTACATGGTGAGCGACGGCAGCGGCCGTCCGTACAAGGTCCACGTGCGCGCGCCGGGCTACCCCATCCTGTCCGCCGTGCCCCACATCATCAAGGGCAAGCTGCTGGCGGACCTCATTCCCACCTTTGACACGATCAACATGATCGGCGGCGAGGTCGAGCAGTGAGCGACAACGACACCAAGAAGCCCACCGGAGACGCCCAGCCGCCCCCGAAGGGTGCGCCCACGGATACGCCGGCGGCGAAGATCGGCTCCCAGCCCTCCAACCCGCCCGCGGGTGCGAAGCTGGACACGCCTCCGGCCGCGCACAGCAACCCCACGGGGACTCCTCCGCCTCCCGCCGCCAAGCCGGCCGGGCCGCCCCCGCCGAAGAATCCGGGCTTCGTCACCTGCACCATCGACGGCAAGGAAGTCGTCGTGAAGCCGGGGACGAACATGATCGAGGCGGCCCGGATGGTCGGCTCGGACATCCCCTACTTCTGCTACCACCCGCGCCTGTCCATCGCGGCCAACTGCCGCATGTGCATGGTGGAGGCCTCCAACGCCCCCAAGCTGGTGCCCGGCTGCCAGACTCCGCTCGTCGAGGGCCAGGTCATCAAGACCACCACGCCCAAGGTGAAGGAGCAGCAGCGAGCCGTCATGGAGTTCCTGCTCCTCAACCACCCGGTCGACTGCTCCATCTGCGACCAGGCCGGTGAGTGCAAGCTGCAGGACTACTACATGCGCTACGACTACCGCCCCTCGCGTCTGGAGGGCGGCAAGGTCATGAAGAACAAGCGCAAGGTCCTGGGGCCCCGCGTGGTGCTGGACCAGGAGCGCTGCATCATCTGCAGCCGCTGCGTGCGCTTCATGAACGAGATTCCGAAGGAGCCGCAGCTCGGCATCTTCGGCCGTGGCAGCCACGAGGTCATCGACACCTTCCCGGGCAGCGAGCTCAACAGCAACTACTCGCTCAACACCGTGGACATCTGCCCGGTGGGCGCGCTGCTCAGCCGCGACTTCCGCTTCCGCGCCCGCTCCTGGTTCCTGTCCGCCGCTCCGTCCGTGTGCACCGGCTGCTCGCGCGGCTGCAACATCTACGCGGACTTCATGGCGCAGGACACCTACCGCTACCGCCCGCGCGAGAACGAGGCCATCAACAAGAGCTGGATGTGCGACCACGGCCGCGCGACCTACAAGGGTCTCAACGTCGGGCGCGTGCTCAGCGCCGTGGTGGGCCGCCAGCAGGGTGGCACCGCCCGTCCGGAAGTGGCGCGCAGGGAGGCCCTCCAGGCCGCCGCCAAGGCGCTCTCCGGCGTGAAGGGCCAGGTGGCCGTGCTCGCCTCGCCCGTGGCCTCCAACGAGGATCTGCTCGCCACGCTCACCTTCGCCAAGGCGACGCTGGGCGCGAAGGAGATTTACGTGGGTGGCCGCCCGCAGGGTGAGGCGGACCACTTCCTCCTCACGGCGGACCGTAACCCCAACCGCAAGGGCCTGGAGCTGATCGCCCAGGGCCTGGGGCTGACGCTCAAGCCGTTCGAGGACCTGGTGAAGGCCATGGACGGCGGCAAGGTGAAGGCGCTCTACGCCGTGGGCACCGAGGTGCCGGGCAACGTGGAGACCTTCGCCCAGGCGGCCGCGAAGCTGGACGTGTTCGTGGCGCAGGCCACCAACGAGTCGCCGCTCACCGCGCAGGCCACCGTGCTGCTGCCGGCCTCCGCGCACGTGGAGTTCGATGGCTCCTTCGTGCAGACGGACGGCATCGTGCAGCGCTTCCGCAAGGCCTACCCCTCCAAGGGTGACGCCCTGGCGCACTGGGCGCTGGCGGCCGAGCTCACCCGCGAGATGGGTGGCACCGCGGCCTGGACGTCCTCTCGCGAGGTGTTCCGCGAGCTGGGCAAGGCCGTGAGCGTGTTCGCCGAGTTCGACTGGGACAAGGCGGCTCCTCCCGACCGGGAGAAGCCGGGCATCAACCCGCTGCCGACCGCCGCCGACGGCCGGCCTCCGGGGTACCGTGAGTTCGGCGCTCCCAGGGTCCGGGGTATCTGACAATGAAGCGCACACTCACCATGCTTTTCTGGTTCGGCGTCATGTTCGCCCACTTCGTGGGCATCATGGCGGGAGCCTATGCTCTGGGCGGTCTCGTGGAGGGCCTCCTCCCGGGCGGCAGCCGCCTGACGAACCTGGCCATCCTGATGGTGGCCGTCGTGATGGGCATCGCGTCCCTGCTCACGGTGGCCGAGCGCAAGTGGAGCTCGCTGATGCAGAACCGCATCGGCCCCAACCGCGCGCGCATCAACCTGCCGGGTCTCAAGAACAGCGCCCTGGTGGGCATCCCCCACTTCCTGGCCGATGGCATGAAGATGCTGTTCAAGGAGGACTTCCTCCCGGCCACGGCCAACAAGCTGCTCTACAACCTGGGGCCCATGCTGGCCTTCGCGCCGGTGTTCGCCCTGTTCGCGGTGGTGCCCGCCGGCCCCACGGTGTCCGTGTTCGGCCACACCGTGGACATGGTGGTGGCCACCCCGGACTTCGGCCTGCTCTACGTGTTCGCCATCGCCTCGCTGGCGGTGTACGGCACGTCGCTGGCCGGCTGGTCCTCCAACAACAAGTTCGCCCTGCTCGGTGGCGTGCGCGCCGCCTCGCAGATGATCTCCTACGAGGTCGCCCTGGGCTTGTCGCTGGTGGGCCTGATGATGGCCTTCTCCACGGTGCAGCTGCCCGCCTTCGTGGGCAACGTGGCCAACGAGCTGGGCATGGGCAATGCCGCCGTCGGCCAGGCGCGCTACCTGTGGGAGGCGCGGGTGGGCGGCTTCGACATCGGCGTGCCCGCCTGGGGCTTCCTGCTGCAGCCGCTGGGCTTCTTCCTCTTCTTCGCCGCGGCCTTCGCGGAGACCAAGCGCGCCCCCTTCGACACGCCCGAGGGTGAGTCGGAGATCATCGGCTACTTCGTCGAGTACTCGGGCATGAAGTTCGGCCTCTTCATGATCTCCGAGTTCGTGGAGATCGTGGTCCTCTCGGGTCTCATCGTGGTGCTCTTCTTCGGTGGCTACCACCTGCCCTTCGGTGGCGAGTGGCTGTCCAACCTGCCGGTGATGAGGGAGTACGGCCTGCTGTACGGCACCATCCTGGGCACCGTGTTCTGGGCGAAGGTGATGTTCTTCGTGTGGCTGCAGCTGGCCATCCGCTGGACGTTCCCGCGCTTCCGCTACGATCAGATCCAGACGCTGGGCTGGAAGATCCTCCTGCCCATCGGCCTCTTCAACGTGTTCGCCACGGGCGCGCTGGTGCTGTGGGATCCGTCCCTGCGGGCGCTGGCGGTGTTCGGCCTGCTGCAGATCGGCCTGCTGGTGGCGCTGACCACGTCCTCCGCGCTGAAGTCCGAGGAGGGCGCCGGGGGCCATGGACACGGTCACGGGCACGACGCCCACGGTCACGACGCGCATGGTCACGGCGTGCCGGCCCACGGCCACGCCGCTCACGCGGACACTCATTCCGGTGCGCACTCCGGTGCCACCGCGGCCTCGCACTAGGGCTGAGAGAAAGACACCATGGCTTACAAGGCAACTCAGGATCCCCGCACCGACATCCGCGAGCGGTCCTTCCTGCCGGAGCTGATCAAGGGCCTGGCCATCACCACGCGGCACTTCCTGCGCAACCTGTTCGGAACGCGCGAGGTGGGCGTCCCGTTCGAGGACCGCAAGGGCACCAGCCTGGTCACCACCGTGCAGTACCCCGAGGAGAAGGTCCCCTATCCTCCCGGGTACCGCGGTCTGCACCGGCTGGTTCCGCGCGAGGATGGCAAGCCGCGCTGCGTGGCCTGCTACATGTGCGCCACCATCTGCCCGGCCCAGTGCATCTACATCGAGGCCGGGGAGTACGAGGTGGACGCGGCCGAGGGTGAGTCGCGCGTCATCGAGAAGTTCCCCACCCAGTTCGTCATCGATGAGCTGCGCTGCATCGTGTGCGGCCTGTGCGTGGACGCGTGCCCCAAGGACGCCATCCGCATGGACACGTACACGCACACTCCGCCGGAGTACAACCGGCAGGGCTTCGTGTACGACATCCCCAAGCTGCTCAAGGGGCCCGCCGTGTCCCACCCGTCCGACCCGTGGAACAAGCGTCCGGGCTCGGAGCAGCCGGCGCACGTGCACAAGGAGGCCCACACCCGCGTGGGCGAGGGCCACGAGGCGCACCACGGCCACGAGCTCGCGGCGGGCCACTCGCACGGCGACCACGTCACCCCGGGCACCCGCTCCACCGTCGTCTCCAACGAGGGCCCGGTGCCCGTGACGAAGTTCCTCAAGTAGGACGTCCGGCACCCGCCGGCTCCCGGCCCGCCCTCCCCGCTCCCCTGCGGTGGACGGCGGGCCGGTGCCGTTTCAGGGGGCCCGCGTGCAGCCGGATTGGAGCCCTACAACCCGGCTCCCTGCGTGCGAGGGGGCTGGCCCTCACCGGCCGCGCGACCCTTTCCGGCCACTCGCAAACGCCGTAGGGTGGATGGCGTATGAAGCGCTACCGCCTCTCCGTGTGCAAGGGCTCGAGCTGCAAGTCGAACGGCTCCGACTCCGTGGCCGCGGCCGCCCGTGACGAGCTGTCCGCCCGCAAGCTCCAGACGCGCTGCGAGCTGTACCGCGGAGGCTGCTACGGCTTCTGCCACATGGGTCCCAACGTCGTCATCCGCGAGGAGACGGGACGCAAGCGGGATCCGCTCTCCCCCGAGGACTTCCAGCTCATGGGCTGGGAGGGCGAGGTGTACTACTCGCACATGACCCCGGAGAAGATGAAGCGCGTGGTGGCCGAGCACATCGAGCAGGACAAGCCCGTCGTCGAGCTCTTCGGCCACCCGGACGAGGCGGAGTAGCCCGCCCCGCCTTCACTTCCCCTCGAGCGCGAACACGCCGTCCCAGTCCTCGGGAGGCGCCGCCGAGGCGAACTTGCGGCAGCGCTCGGCGTAGACGCCGGCCACCGGATCCTGGAAGGTCTCCGCGCCCTGCGTGAACAGCGCCAGCGCCTCGTCGAAGCGCCGCTGGTGGTACGCGGTGAGCGCCTGCTCGTAGAGCGCGAGCTGCTCCTGCATCCGCGGGGTGATCTCGCCCTTGCGGCCCACCAGCTCGTGCAGGCGCGAGGGCTCGGCCCGGTTCTTGAGCCGCACCCGGTCCACCTCGCGGAAGACATAGGCGTCCTGTGCCAGCCGCGCCGCGGTGTCCCCCACCAGCACGAAGGTGCCGTAGCCACGGTTGAGGCTCTCCAGGAACATGGAGAGCTTCACCGACTCGCCCATGACGGAGTACTTGGACTCGAAGTCGCTGCCCATGCCGCCCACCAGCACCTCACCGCTGTCGATGCCGATGCGGCACTGCAGGTGCTGGCCGTACGTCTTGTCCCAGTACTCCTGACGCTCCGACAGCACCGTGCGCACCTTCAGCGCGGCCTCGCAGGCGTGGTGTGCGTGGCGCTCGGTGCGCACGGGCGCGCCCCAGAAGGCCATCACCGCGTCGCCAATGTACTTGTCCACCTGGCCGCGCGTGGCGCGCACCACGTCCGTCACTTCCGTCAGGTAGTCGTTGAGCAACTGGATGAGGCGCTCGGGCGTCAGCTCTTTGGAGAGCCGCGAGAAACCGTCCAGGTCACAGAAGAAGACCGTCACCTCGCGGCGCTCGGGCCGCGTCAGCAGGCGCAGGTCGCGCGTGACGAGCCGCGCCACCTCGGGGCTGACGTAGCGGCCGAGCACGTCGGTGATGAAGTGGCGCAACTGCCGCTCGGAGCGCGAGGCCTGGACGATGGTGAAGATGAAGGTGAGGCCCATGGCCAGCACCGGGCCCATCATCGCCACCCAGAGCCGATCCTTGATGAAGATGTGCCAGGCCCCCCAGGCGTAGAGCAGGCCCACCGCGCTCATGGCGCCCAGGTACATCAGCACGTCGCCGAAGGAGCGCAGGCCCCGGTTGAAGGTGAGCGCCACGAAGGCGCCGATGAAGGCCATCCCCAGCGTCAGGAAGAGATCCATCCGCGGCGTGGCGCGGGTGATGCCCTCGGACTGCAGCAGGTTCACCAGCGACTGCGCGAGCACCGCGCCCGCGGGCGTGTACTCGCCAATGGGCGTGTGCTGGTAGTGCATCCCCTGGCGCGAGGTGTTGGTGAAGACGATGAGACGCCCCTCGATGTCGTGCACCGCCCGGGGTGGCACGCCCTCGCGCACGGCGAAGAGGTTGAGCAGCACGTTCCACGCGGGAATGGCCCGGGACACCGAGCCTCGCGAGCCTCGCCCCACCTCCGCCGCGTCCCAGCGCACCAGGCTGTAGCCGGACTCGTCCATGGGGATGGAGAAGCGATCTCCCACGTACAGCCGGCCATCGGCGTAACGCAGCTGGCGCGTGTTCGCCAGGCGCATCGCCGCCATCAGCGGCATCGACGGCAACACGTGCCGGGTGCCCTCGCGCGAGCGGTAGCTCACCAGATGGGGCACGGCCCGCACCACGCCGTCCGGCTCGGGAAGCACGGTGCTGGCCCCGTAGAGGCTCGCCGTGCCGAGCAGCGGCGCCACCGGGTGCTCCAGCTGCCGCACCTCCTCCAGCTGCGCCACGTCCAACCCCTCCACCTGCACCTCGGCCAGCGACACGAAGAGCTCGAGCGGACCCACGCGGTGCGTGTCGTCCGTGACCCGGCGCTCCTGCACCCTCGGCGGCTCGCGCACGCCCTGCTCCAGGGCGACCCGCTGGCCCTCCTGCTCACTGGCCACGCCCGCCCACACCTCGAGCGCGTTGCCCGCGGGGATGAGGTAGGCCGGACGCTGATCCGCCAACACCCGCTGCACCCGGCTCCGGGCCTCGGCCTCGTTCGGGTAGGTGCCCAGACGCACGCGGTACGGCCACAGCCGGCTGCCCGCGGGGATGCCCCGATCCAGCGACCAGGAGAAGGCCAGCAGCGACTTCTCCGGGTGGCGATCCAACAGCTTGCGGAAGGCCTGATCGTCGTCCAGCCCCTCCAGCGCGGGCGTGCCCTGCGCGAGGCAGGCGCGCGGACTGCGCTCGGTGAAGGGGAAGTCGAGCAGCACCAGCTCCGCGCCCTCGTCGACGAGCCGGTTGGACAGCCCGCCGAGAATCTCCCGGGGCCACGGGTTGGAGGCGATGCCGGAATGATCGTCCTGGCGCGCCTCGGCGAGCGTCTCGTCATCGAGCGCCACCACCACCACGCGATCCGAGCGCGAGGAGCGGCCCCCCAACGAGCGGGCGCGCCAATCATAGGTGCCGCGCTCCCAGGACTGCAGCAACGCCGAGGGCTGGGCCAGCAGCGCGATGGGGGTGGCGTCCTCGG
The sequence above is drawn from the Archangium gephyra genome and encodes:
- a CDS encoding NADH-quinone oxidoreductase subunit C; the encoded protein is MDRVTAQFPEAVAERYLDRTGGAWAVIHAEHLPKVAAFLKDELDFKLFTSIDAVDRLHLAENDPRFEVVYFIYSLSRHEHVRLKVRVSEARPELPSITPVFRGADWWERFVWDFYGIRFSGHPDLRRVLLYEEFQGHPLRKDYALRDRQPLIPERPIKDIFRGPGTSGVS
- the nuoD gene encoding NADH dehydrogenase (quinone) subunit D, translated to MADTHKPVSPPTPEAPNPDTDAYAHEAELEAHLQTKRMYVNMGPSHPATHGTVRLKVELEGENIAEIDCEIGFLHRGFQKSCENVTWTQCLPYTDRLNYVSAMMNNFGFLNAVEKLIGLEIPERAQYIRVIGSELHRIHDHLTCVGATGMELGGFAPFLFAVEARELIMDRVAELTGARLTTNFGRIGGMNRDLPEGWSEKVIKTLDKVMELVNEVDGLLSRNRIFVDRTKDTGIITAADAIDYGWTGPCLRACGIDYDIRKAKPYWVYDRMDFDVPVGEKGDNYDRYLMRIEEMKQSDRIIRQALKQIPAGPIILDDWRIALPPKPEVYGTIEGVISHFKLVMEGVQVPAGEVYDATEAANGELGWYMVSDGSGRPYKVHVRAPGYPILSAVPHIIKGKLLADLIPTFDTINMIGGEVEQ
- a CDS encoding 2Fe-2S iron-sulfur cluster-binding protein, yielding MSDNDTKKPTGDAQPPPKGAPTDTPAAKIGSQPSNPPAGAKLDTPPAAHSNPTGTPPPPAAKPAGPPPPKNPGFVTCTIDGKEVVVKPGTNMIEAARMVGSDIPYFCYHPRLSIAANCRMCMVEASNAPKLVPGCQTPLVEGQVIKTTTPKVKEQQRAVMEFLLLNHPVDCSICDQAGECKLQDYYMRYDYRPSRLEGGKVMKNKRKVLGPRVVLDQERCIICSRCVRFMNEIPKEPQLGIFGRGSHEVIDTFPGSELNSNYSLNTVDICPVGALLSRDFRFRARSWFLSAAPSVCTGCSRGCNIYADFMAQDTYRYRPRENEAINKSWMCDHGRATYKGLNVGRVLSAVVGRQQGGTARPEVARREALQAAAKALSGVKGQVAVLASPVASNEDLLATLTFAKATLGAKEIYVGGRPQGEADHFLLTADRNPNRKGLELIAQGLGLTLKPFEDLVKAMDGGKVKALYAVGTEVPGNVETFAQAAAKLDVFVAQATNESPLTAQATVLLPASAHVEFDGSFVQTDGIVQRFRKAYPSKGDALAHWALAAELTREMGGTAAWTSSREVFRELGKAVSVFAEFDWDKAAPPDREKPGINPLPTAADGRPPGYREFGAPRVRGI
- a CDS encoding complex I subunit 1/NuoH family protein; the encoded protein is MKRTLTMLFWFGVMFAHFVGIMAGAYALGGLVEGLLPGGSRLTNLAILMVAVVMGIASLLTVAERKWSSLMQNRIGPNRARINLPGLKNSALVGIPHFLADGMKMLFKEDFLPATANKLLYNLGPMLAFAPVFALFAVVPAGPTVSVFGHTVDMVVATPDFGLLYVFAIASLAVYGTSLAGWSSNNKFALLGGVRAASQMISYEVALGLSLVGLMMAFSTVQLPAFVGNVANELGMGNAAVGQARYLWEARVGGFDIGVPAWGFLLQPLGFFLFFAAAFAETKRAPFDTPEGESEIIGYFVEYSGMKFGLFMISEFVEIVVLSGLIVVLFFGGYHLPFGGEWLSNLPVMREYGLLYGTILGTVFWAKVMFFVWLQLAIRWTFPRFRYDQIQTLGWKILLPIGLFNVFATGALVLWDPSLRALAVFGLLQIGLLVALTTSSALKSEEGAGGHGHGHGHDAHGHDAHGHGVPAHGHAAHADTHSGAHSGATAASH
- a CDS encoding NuoI/complex I 23 kDa subunit family protein — its product is MAYKATQDPRTDIRERSFLPELIKGLAITTRHFLRNLFGTREVGVPFEDRKGTSLVTTVQYPEEKVPYPPGYRGLHRLVPREDGKPRCVACYMCATICPAQCIYIEAGEYEVDAAEGESRVIEKFPTQFVIDELRCIVCGLCVDACPKDAIRMDTYTHTPPEYNRQGFVYDIPKLLKGPAVSHPSDPWNKRPGSEQPAHVHKEAHTRVGEGHEAHHGHELAAGHSHGDHVTPGTRSTVVSNEGPVPVTKFLK
- a CDS encoding (2Fe-2S) ferredoxin domain-containing protein, coding for MKRYRLSVCKGSSCKSNGSDSVAAAARDELSARKLQTRCELYRGGCYGFCHMGPNVVIREETGRKRDPLSPEDFQLMGWEGEVYYSHMTPEKMKRVVAEHIEQDKPVVELFGHPDEAE
- a CDS encoding adenylate/guanylate cyclase domain-containing protein, whose protein sequence is MRSLPIYSAGLRFLQRLGYSLLQATLFGAILGLLVFYRVPRALLSEDATPIALLAQPSALLQSWERGTYDWRARSLGGRSSRSDRVVVVALDDETLAEARQDDHSGIASNPWPREILGGLSNRLVDEGAELVLLDFPFTERSPRACLAQGTPALEGLDDDQAFRKLLDRHPEKSLLAFSWSLDRGIPAGSRLWPYRVRLGTYPNEAEARSRVQRVLADQRPAYLIPAGNALEVWAGVASEQEGQRVALEQGVREPPRVQERRVTDDTHRVGPLELFVSLAEVQVEGLDVAQLEEVRQLEHPVAPLLGTASLYGASTVLPEPDGVVRAVPHLVSYRSREGTRHVLPSMPLMAAMRLANTRQLRYADGRLYVGDRFSIPMDESGYSLVRWDAAEVGRGSRGSVSRAIPAWNVLLNLFAVREGVPPRAVHDIEGRLIVFTNTSRQGMHYQHTPIGEYTPAGAVLAQSLVNLLQSEGITRATPRMDLFLTLGMAFIGAFVALTFNRGLRSFGDVLMYLGAMSAVGLLYAWGAWHIFIKDRLWVAMMGPVLAMGLTFIFTIVQASRSERQLRHFITDVLGRYVSPEVARLVTRDLRLLTRPERREVTVFFCDLDGFSRLSKELTPERLIQLLNDYLTEVTDVVRATRGQVDKYIGDAVMAFWGAPVRTERHAHHACEAALKVRTVLSERQEYWDKTYGQHLQCRIGIDSGEVLVGGMGSDFESKYSVMGESVKLSMFLESLNRGYGTFVLVGDTAARLAQDAYVFREVDRVRLKNRAEPSRLHELVGRKGEITPRMQEQLALYEQALTAYHQRRFDEALALFTQGAETFQDPVAGVYAERCRKFASAAPPEDWDGVFALEGK